A section of the Oceanibaculum indicum P24 genome encodes:
- the prfB gene encoding peptide chain release factor 2 (programmed frameshift), with amino-acid sequence MRAEIQAVADEIRDSLALLRRHLDWDRAVSRFDELNALTADPNLWNDSEKAQKLLRERTQLEKGIEGYRSIERELNDTLELIELGEMEDDQDVVAEAEKALQRLREMAAKKQLESLLSGEADGNDCYLEVHAGAGGTEAQDWALMLSRMYTRWAEQHDYKVEWLEESAGEEAGLKSATLKITGPNAYGWLKHESGVHRLVRISPFDSQARRHTSFSSVWVYPVVDDEIEVEYQEKDLRIDTYRASGAGGQHVNKTDSAIRITHIPTGIVVQCQSDRSQHKNRATAFSMLKARLYELELQKREEAAQAQEDAKTDIGWGHQIRSYVLQPYQMVKDLRTGVETGNSGAVLDGDIDRFLEASLASKLGEGSGQTAA; translated from the exons ATGCGCGCGGAAATTCAAGCGGTCGCTGACGAGATCAGAGACTCGTTGGCGCTGCTGAGGAGGCATCTT GACTGGGATCGTGCGGTTTCCCGGTTTGACGAGCTGAATGCCCTTACGGCCGACCCCAACCTCTGGAACGACAGCGAGAAGGCCCAGAAGCTGCTGCGCGAGCGCACCCAGCTGGAAAAGGGCATCGAAGGCTACCGCTCCATCGAGCGGGAGCTGAACGACACGCTGGAGCTGATCGAACTCGGCGAGATGGAGGACGATCAGGATGTCGTCGCCGAGGCCGAGAAGGCGCTGCAGCGCCTGCGTGAGATGGCGGCCAAGAAGCAGCTGGAAAGCCTGCTGTCAGGCGAGGCGGACGGAAATGACTGCTATCTCGAAGTGCATGCCGGCGCTGGCGGCACCGAGGCGCAGGACTGGGCCCTGATGCTGTCGCGCATGTACACGCGCTGGGCGGAACAGCACGACTACAAGGTCGAATGGCTGGAAGAGAGTGCGGGTGAAGAGGCCGGGCTGAAATCGGCCACGCTGAAGATCACCGGCCCCAATGCCTATGGCTGGCTGAAGCATGAAAGCGGCGTGCACCGGCTGGTGCGTATCTCGCCCTTCGATTCGCAGGCCCGGCGCCATACCAGCTTCTCCTCGGTGTGGGTCTATCCGGTGGTCGATGACGAGATCGAGGTCGAATACCAGGAAAAGGACCTGCGCATCGATACCTACCGGGCCTCGGGTGCCGGCGGCCAGCACGTGAACAAGACCGACAGTGCCATCCGCATCACCCACATCCCGACCGGCATCGTGGTGCAGTGCCAGAGCGACCGCTCGCAGCACAAGAACCGCGCCACCGCCTTCTCCATGCTGAAGGCGCGGCTCTATGAGCTGGAACTGCAGAAGCGCGAAGAGGCAGCACAGGCGCAGGAAGACGCCAAGACCGATATCGGCTGGGGCCACCAGATCCGCTCCTATGTGCTGCAGCCCTACCAGATGGTGAAGGATCTGCGCACCGGCGTGGAGACCGGCAATTCCGGCGCCGTG